A genomic segment from Limosilactobacillus sp. encodes:
- a CDS encoding collagen-like protein, giving the protein MALQTDIDLGVLARGPKGETGATGPQGPAGKDGAQGPEGPRGQQGDRGPQGEQGPAGKGFSITKTYPSVAAMNAGFATDLTDGDFCIIASSATDPTTDPDNAKLYVRAGDSIKLVTDMSGAQGMKGDQGPQGPKGDQGQAGAEGKQGPQGERGATGFTYQPYIADDGNWHVKLVNPDDSIN; this is encoded by the coding sequence ATGGCACTTCAAACTGATATTGATTTGGGCGTACTTGCACGAGGACCCAAAGGTGAAACTGGGGCAACGGGTCCCCAAGGCCCTGCCGGTAAAGATGGGGCCCAAGGGCCAGAAGGCCCACGGGGACAGCAAGGCGATCGCGGCCCACAAGGTGAACAAGGCCCAGCAGGTAAGGGCTTCTCAATCACGAAGACCTACCCAAGCGTCGCTGCTATGAACGCTGGATTCGCAACCGACCTGACCGACGGCGATTTCTGCATCATTGCAAGCTCAGCCACTGACCCAACTACTGATCCGGACAACGCCAAACTCTATGTTCGTGCCGGTGACTCTATCAAGCTGGTCACGGATATGTCTGGTGCCCAAGGTATGAAGGGTGATCAAGGCCCACAAGGCCCTAAGGGTGACCAAGGCCAGGCTGGTGCTGAAGGTAAGCAGGGCCCACAAGGTGAGCGTGGGGCTACCGGCTTCACTTACCAGCCATACATCGCCGATGACGGCAATTGGCACGTTAAACTGGTTAATCCTGACGACTCTATTAATTAA
- a CDS encoding phage holin, LLH family yields MKTANTIINWIIQSGAIVWLFYFALAIGKPWVEGKVKTAKTTQQKEAWTLLEQVAMTAVNSLVGSDKDGDKKFVEASTQTQAYLENHGIDIDMHAVQAAVQAAYEKSPLTGQQNTESTVTTSTDGVTTSITKHDEKDPVLEAIKTAPNRANDLAEEGEK; encoded by the coding sequence ATGAAAACAGCAAACACGATCATTAACTGGATCATCCAATCGGGAGCCATCGTATGGCTCTTTTATTTTGCCCTCGCGATCGGGAAACCCTGGGTAGAAGGCAAAGTTAAGACCGCCAAGACGACTCAGCAGAAGGAAGCCTGGACGCTTCTGGAGCAGGTCGCCATGACGGCCGTCAACTCACTAGTTGGCTCTGACAAGGACGGCGACAAGAAGTTCGTCGAAGCCTCCACCCAGACGCAAGCCTACCTGGAGAACCACGGGATCGACATCGACATGCACGCTGTGCAAGCAGCAGTTCAAGCTGCGTACGAGAAGTCGCCCCTGACGGGCCAACAGAATACCGAATCAACGGTTACTACAAGCACTGATGGGGTCACTACTAGCATTACAAAGCATGACGAAAAAGACCCGGTCCTGGAAGCTATCAAGACGGCTCCAAACCGGGCTAATGATCTGGCGGAAGAAGGTGAGAAGTAA
- a CDS encoding GH25 family lysozyme → MALYTVDVYSGSSDSIIRDSHAQGVIVKATQGTGYVNPRCNHQWDLAGQLDKLRGLYHYAGGGNPVSEAQYFINNIKNYVGQGILILDWESYQNASWGNTSWARQFVNEVHRLTGVWPLIYVQESALGQVANCASDCGVWVAKYASMNWNSWAVPNMSVSSGAFKALTGWQFTGGDMDRSIFYIDTTAWKKIANPSATSNGWQGNGNSWQYLENGMPVKNDWRKIGGQWYYLDANGNTLAGWQKIKDHWYYFNTNHNGAYGAALTGWQKINDRWYYMDPTNAWCLSGWQTINGKKYYFDPDNVWMVTGPQTIDGKQYLFDDNGALTEQKPIPDQPKPQPTQPTSPKPASATTKLSDADKQAIETDLKAYVQDEIKNMASKLKVTFE, encoded by the coding sequence ATGGCACTATATACTGTAGACGTGTACTCTGGCTCCAGTGATAGCATCATCCGTGATAGTCACGCCCAAGGCGTTATCGTCAAGGCCACCCAAGGTACAGGCTACGTCAATCCGCGCTGCAACCATCAGTGGGATCTGGCTGGGCAGTTGGATAAGCTGCGGGGTCTGTACCACTATGCCGGTGGTGGCAATCCGGTCAGCGAAGCCCAGTACTTCATCAACAATATCAAGAACTATGTTGGGCAAGGGATCCTTATCTTAGACTGGGAGTCCTACCAGAACGCCAGCTGGGGCAATACCTCATGGGCCCGGCAGTTCGTCAACGAGGTGCACCGCCTGACTGGTGTCTGGCCACTCATCTACGTGCAGGAGTCAGCTCTTGGCCAGGTCGCCAACTGTGCTTCTGATTGCGGTGTGTGGGTGGCCAAGTATGCCTCCATGAACTGGAATAGCTGGGCTGTGCCGAACATGAGTGTCAGCTCTGGAGCCTTCAAGGCTCTAACCGGCTGGCAGTTCACTGGCGGTGACATGGACCGGTCAATTTTCTACATCGACACCACCGCCTGGAAGAAGATCGCCAACCCATCTGCCACAAGCAATGGTTGGCAAGGCAACGGCAACAGCTGGCAGTACCTGGAGAACGGCATGCCGGTCAAGAACGACTGGCGCAAAATTGGTGGCCAATGGTACTATCTCGACGCTAACGGCAACACGTTGGCCGGCTGGCAGAAGATCAAAGACCACTGGTACTACTTCAACACCAATCACAACGGCGCTTATGGTGCCGCTCTAACTGGCTGGCAAAAGATCAACGATCGCTGGTACTACATGGATCCGACGAACGCTTGGTGTCTGTCTGGCTGGCAAACCATCAACGGCAAGAAGTACTACTTCGACCCGGACAATGTTTGGATGGTGACCGGGCCACAGACTATCGACGGCAAGCAGTACCTGTTTGATGACAACGGTGCACTGACGGAGCAGAAGCCGATCCCGGATCAGCCTAAGCCACAGCCGACACAACCGACCAGTCCTAAGCCAGCGAGCGCTACTACTAAGCTATCGGATGCTGACAAGCAAGCCATCGAGACTGATCTCAAGGCCTATGTACAGGATGAGATCAAAAACATGGCTTCGAAACTAAAAGTTACATTTGAATAA
- the rpsD gene encoding 30S ribosomal protein S4 yields MSRYTGPSWRVSRRLGVSLSGTGKELARRPYAPGDHGRDRHGKLSEYGTQLREKQKLRYMYGMTERQFSNLFVRAGKIKEGTHGANFMALLERRLDNMVYRLGLATTRRQARQLVNHGHITVDGKRVDIPSYEVNVDQVIGVREKSKNLDVIKNAVDAVVARPSYVDFDADKLEGKLNRIPAREDMDAEIDEALIVEFYNK; encoded by the coding sequence ATGTCTCGTTACACTGGTCCAAGTTGGCGTGTTTCTCGTCGTCTTGGCGTTTCACTTTCAGGTACTGGTAAGGAATTAGCTCGTCGGCCATACGCTCCTGGTGATCACGGTCGCGATCGTCACGGTAAGCTGTCCGAATACGGCACGCAACTGCGTGAAAAGCAAAAGCTGCGTTACATGTACGGCATGACTGAACGGCAATTCTCAAACCTCTTCGTTCGTGCCGGCAAGATCAAGGAAGGTACTCACGGTGCCAACTTCATGGCCCTGCTGGAACGTCGGCTTGACAACATGGTTTACCGTCTCGGTCTGGCTACTACCCGTCGTCAGGCTCGTCAGCTGGTTAACCACGGTCACATCACCGTTGATGGCAAGCGCGTTGACATCCCTTCATACGAAGTTAATGTTGACCAAGTCATCGGTGTTCGTGAAAAGTCCAAGAACCTGGACGTTATCAAGAACGCTGTTGACGCCGTTGTGGCTCGCCCATCATACGTTGACTTCGACGCTGACAAGCTCGAAGGTAAGCTGAACCGGATCCCAGCCCGTGAAGACATGGACGCTGAGATCGATGAAGCCCTCATCGTTGAATTCTACAACAAGTAA
- the ezrA gene encoding septation ring formation regulator EzrA yields the protein MFQILIVLLIVILLVLGGIVWYQRRILTQLKAVQDAQRRLVGKKLDEQLKEVAQLQLTGDTKKNFDQLNDEYNKKIVPQLKAIAASQQDLVQAARTTKLLTIKAPLTDLQAELAKTTAEQKKVEQSLNHLRQQSQSQQRAIEQIKTRYREFHQQLNEKSFAYGASAEKLNAELADLEKQYDRFVELTKQGDSDAAQEILTDLQAGNEQLAKELKTVPELYRPLVTEFPDQLTELATGYATLTKQHYHFTEPKLDEQIKQLQAKLTATTQQLRDLHLDVVKQANKDLAEAIDHLYAVMQKELDARREAVHLVGIMADFTQHAQHQNNELMAELDRLSLSYTLNNNEFEKTRELNEQIKTIVKQYNEDQQAIKNNQAVYSQILERQKENRQSLIDIEKEQGKINDEVAKLQTDEQRAKQMLQRYSVQIRTIRRQVEQMNLPGISQDYMDYFFGVSDEIKKLADELHEYKVNMDNVTKQLLMVETDLERLQDKTNDLRDSAELTERLQQYANRFADNEKVVKAAQKSQELYNQYNYAGSLETIATALEEVEPGSYKRIEDSYYQEVNE from the coding sequence ATGTTTCAGATTTTAATCGTTCTTTTAATCGTGATCCTGCTGGTCTTGGGCGGGATCGTTTGGTACCAGCGTCGCATTCTGACCCAGTTGAAGGCGGTCCAGGATGCCCAGCGTCGTCTCGTTGGCAAGAAGCTGGACGAGCAGCTCAAAGAAGTTGCCCAGTTGCAGCTGACCGGTGATACCAAGAAAAACTTTGACCAGCTCAATGATGAATATAATAAGAAGATTGTGCCTCAACTCAAGGCCATTGCCGCTTCCCAGCAGGACCTGGTGCAGGCGGCCCGGACCACGAAGCTGCTGACGATCAAGGCGCCACTGACTGACCTCCAGGCCGAGCTGGCGAAGACCACGGCTGAGCAAAAGAAGGTCGAGCAATCCCTGAACCACCTCAGACAACAGAGCCAGAGTCAGCAACGGGCAATTGAGCAGATCAAGACCCGCTACCGCGAATTTCACCAACAATTAAATGAAAAGAGCTTTGCTTACGGTGCCAGTGCAGAAAAGCTCAACGCCGAGCTGGCTGACCTGGAAAAGCAGTACGACCGCTTCGTCGAACTGACCAAGCAGGGGGATTCGGATGCTGCCCAAGAGATCCTGACCGACCTGCAAGCCGGCAACGAGCAACTGGCCAAGGAGTTGAAGACCGTCCCAGAGCTCTACCGGCCGCTGGTCACCGAGTTTCCTGACCAGCTGACGGAATTGGCGACTGGTTACGCAACCCTGACCAAGCAGCACTACCACTTTACGGAACCAAAATTGGATGAGCAGATTAAACAGCTCCAGGCCAAACTGACGGCCACCACCCAGCAGCTGCGGGACCTCCACCTGGACGTGGTTAAGCAGGCCAACAAGGACCTGGCCGAAGCAATCGACCATCTCTATGCTGTCATGCAAAAGGAACTGGATGCCCGGCGCGAAGCCGTCCACCTGGTAGGAATCATGGCCGACTTTACTCAGCACGCCCAGCACCAGAACAATGAATTGATGGCCGAATTGGACCGGCTCAGTCTCAGCTACACCCTGAACAACAATGAGTTCGAAAAGACTCGGGAGCTAAACGAGCAGATCAAAACGATCGTCAAGCAGTACAACGAGGACCAGCAGGCGATTAAAAACAACCAGGCGGTCTACAGCCAGATCCTGGAACGGCAGAAGGAAAATCGCCAGAGCCTGATCGACATCGAAAAGGAGCAGGGCAAGATCAACGACGAGGTTGCTAAGCTCCAGACCGATGAACAGCGGGCCAAGCAGATGCTGCAGCGCTACTCCGTCCAGATTCGGACAATTCGGCGCCAAGTGGAGCAGATGAATCTGCCGGGGATCTCCCAGGACTACATGGACTACTTCTTCGGGGTCAGCGATGAGATCAAGAAGCTGGCCGACGAGCTCCATGAATACAAGGTCAACATGGACAACGTCACCAAGCAGCTGCTAATGGTGGAAACGGACTTGGAGCGCCTGCAGGACAAGACCAACGACCTGCGGGACAGCGCCGAGTTGACCGAGCGGCTTCAGCAGTACGCCAACCGGTTCGCCGACAACGAAAAGGTCGTCAAGGCGGCCCAGAAGTCCCAGGAGCTGTATAACCAGTACAACTACGCGGGAAGTCTGGAGACGATTGCCACGGCCCTTGAAGAAGTCGAACCGGGCAGCTACAAGCGCATTGAGGACAGCTACTACCAGGAAGTTAATGAATAG